CTCCGCGCGGCGACGGCGTCGCTCGACGTGCTCGGCGCGGCGTGGGGGCGGTACCCCCACCGGACGCTCCGGATCGCCGAGGTCCCGGCGGGCTGGCCGTTCGCGGGCTTCGCCTTCCCCGGCCTCATCGCGTTCACCGAGGACCGCGGCTTCCTCACGGACCCGCGCGACGCCGACCGCCTCGACCTCGTCTCCCGTCGGGTCGCGCACGAGGTGGCGCACCAGTGGTGGGGCCACACGGCCCGGCCGACCGGTGGCCCCGGCGACGTGTTCCTCGTCGAGTCGATGGCGAAGTACGGCGAGCAGAAGGTGATCCGCGCGCTCTACGGCGACGGCCAGGTGGCCCGCCTCGTGGGCTACGACCGGGACCGCTACGCCTGGGGCCGCACCGAGGCGGCCGGCCCCGAGCCCCCGCTGGCGGACGTGACCGACCAGCCGCACCTCTACTACGGGAAGGGGGCCGTCGTCATGAACGGGCTGTACGGGCTCCTCGGCGAGGACGCGCTCGACGCGGCGCTGGCGACGCTGATGCGCCCAGAGCGCCGCGTGTCGCCCGCCGACTGGCGCGCCGCCGTCCGCGCGGTGGCCTCGCCCGAGGCGCGGCCGCTCGTGGACGACTGGGCGCGCCGCGTCGTCCTCTACGACCTCGGCGTCGAGCGCGCCACGGCCACGCCTCGCGCCGACGGGCGGTTCGACGTGACGGTCCGTCTCCGGATCGCGCGCACCGATGGCGACCGCCAGCTCCCGGTCGATGAGCCCCTCGACCTCGGCGTCTACGCCGAAGACCCCGCTGAGGGGGCGGAGCCGACCTCCGTCCGCACCGTCCGCGTTCAGGGGGAGCGCCCCGTCGTCCGGCTCGTCACGGACCACCGGCCGGCGTTCGTCGCCGTCGATCCCCTCGTGCGCCGCGTAGACGTGGACCCTGAGGGGCACGTCGTTGCCGTGGGAGCGGGTAGGTCGGGAGCCACCCCTTAGAGGTCGTACTGCTCGCGTGTCGGGAGTACGCCCTCGGGCTCCCGTGAAGGAGCAGTCCTACGAGCGGGACCGACCTCCGTCGAACAACCACGGTCTGCCTCCATGGGCAGTGGCGGTCGGAGACCTCACACGGCGGCAGCCTGGGCGGCGTGTGCGAGCGCCGACGGCGTCCGGCACCCGACGATGGCCGGGGCCTCGTGGACGAGGTCCTCGTTCTCGAGCGCCTCCACCATGAACAGGGCGAAGTCCACCCGCCGCGTGCGGTTGCTCGTGAGGATGGGGTCGCCGACGTGCCGGCTCCACACCGGGAGCCCCTCGCTCTCGCCCTCCTCGAGGTCGCTCCCCCGCACGACCGTCCAGCGCGTGTCGCTCTCGAAGATCCGCCGGCACGCCTCCACCTGGTCGTCGAGGTCGGCGAAGCGGGTGAGCCGCGCGAGCGCCCCGAAGACGGCGACGAACGCCCTGAGCTTACAGGGGTAGACGTCGCGGCCGTCCTTCGTGATGTGCCAGCCGCAGGAGAAGACGAGGCGGGCGCCGGGCTCGGCGAGGTCGAGCACGGCCTGGGCCGTCCCCGTCGAGTACTGCTCCACGCCCCAGGGCGCGAGCACCGTGAGGACCCCGTCGCACCCGGCGACGGCCCGCTCGATCACTGCTTGGTCGTCGGTGGGGCCGGGGACGACGGTGATGCGGTCGGCGAACGCGTCGAGCTTCCCCACGCTCTGCTCCCGGCAGACGCCGACGACCTCGTAGCCGCGGTCGAGCGCGTGCTGGACCATGTACCGCCCGAGTTTCCCGGAGGCCCCGACGATGCAGACCTTCCTCATGCCCTCGCTACGTGAGGTCGGTGGGTCGCCGTGCTCATGGGGAGCCTGCTACGTGGGAGGCGGTCATGGGAGGGCAAGCTACAAGGCCCTACGCGGTGCGGGCCTGTCGTCCACGCCGACACGACGGCCGGCGCCGTCCACGAGGCCACCCGAACCGACGCTATCCTCGGCACCCTCGACCAGCACGGGCTCTCGGCCGCCGAGCACTTGGCCGACGCGGACTACGTCAGCGCCGACCTCCTGGTGAGCGGCGTAGACCGCTACGGGGTCGGGCTCGTCGGGCCGCCGAGGGGGACGTGAACTGGCAGGCACGGACCGACGGCGGGTACACGACCGACCGCTTTCGCCTAGACTGGGGCCACGAGGTCGCGACGTGCCCCGGGGGCGAAGAGAGAGGGGCGTGGCGGACCTACACCGACCGAGGCCGGGGCGAGTATGGCGTCGTCGAGTTCGATCCCGCGGCCTGTCGGCCCCGTTCGGTTCGGGACCTCTGTGTCCAGTCGAAGCGGGGCGGCCGGACGCTTCGGCTCCACCCGGAGCGGGAGCAGGGCGCGCTGGAGAGGTCGCCGCCCCGACAGATCTCGCTACTGCGGGATTTTACACGATCCGGCTCACTACCCTTACACAGGCTCTGCAGTCTGGTGTACGGCGGCGCCAGCACCTTTCGTCTCCGACACGTCCACCGCGAACAGCGCCACCGGCCGCTCCTTCCCCCGGAGCACTTGGTCGCCGACCGGCCGGAGAGTCCACCCGTCCGTCTCCTCGAGCCGCGCCGCTAGCGCGTCGCCCACGAGGACGTCCTCGCCGAGCGGTTTGCAGAGGGCCTGGATACGGGCCGTCTGGTTGAGCACGTCGCCGGTGAACACGATCTCCTTCTTCAGGGCACCGATCTCGCCCGTCGTCACGTCCCCTGTCTGGACCCCCGCCCGGAGGTCCGGCGCGACGCCGAACTCTCTCTCGAACCAGCCCGCCCGCGCCCGGAGCGCCGCCCGCATCGCGAGCGCGCACCGGACGCCGTTGGCGTCGCGGAGCCCGGCCTCCTCCGGCCACGACACGACGATCTCGTCGCCGATGTACTGGTACACCTCGCCCTCGTGCCGGACGACCGCGTCGGCGAGGGCGTCGTAGTACGCCCGGAGGAACTCGAAGTACCGGGCGTGGCCCAGCCGCTCCGTGATGGCCGTCGAGGACTTCATGTCGGAGAAGAGGAACACGCGCCGCTCCCGCTTCGGCGTGTGGTACCGCCCCGTGAGGAAGTTGGTGAGGACGCGGGCGCCCAGGTGCTCGCTGATCTCGGCGTAGAACAGCGAGACGACGAGGGACGCCGTGATCTGGACGCCCGTGCTCAGGCTCTCCATGCTGACCGCGAACGCCCCGAGGCGGTCCCAGACGCGGGCGTCGGCCAGCCCGGTCCCCATCTCCATCGCCGCTGCGATGGGGTAAAGGACGACCACGACGACGGTCAGGAACGCGACGTAGAACAGGGTCTTGCCGACCAGCTTGGCCCCGAGGCTCCTCGCGGCGAAGGCCCGGTTCAGGAACAGCAGTTCGACGACCCCGACGAGGCACCCGACAGCGAACGACGCCAGGCTGGCGAAGACGTAGATCCCGGCGTCGAGTTGGATGCCCTCGTGGGAGTCGGCCGAGAGGCTCCCGACCGCCGCGTAGTTCGAGACCGAGAACACGTGGTCCACCAGGAGCCAGATCACCCCGAAGGGGGCGACGCGGCGGACCGTGCGCCGGGCGTTGGGGGAGAGTCGGGTGCTCATGTCACGTCGCCCGCCGAGGGCTGGCGTAGACGTCGGGGGCATCGCGCGGCGACGGCCAGCTCGAACACGCCCGCCCCCCAGGCCGCCCCCGCTGAGAAGCCGGTCAGCGCTTGCGCCAGAAGAAGGGCGGCGACGCCGACACTCCCGTGTGCGACCATCTCCCTCGCA
This sequence is a window from Rubrivirga marina. Protein-coding genes within it:
- a CDS encoding adenylate/guanylate cyclase domain-containing protein, producing MSTRLSPNARRTVRRVAPFGVIWLLVDHVFSVSNYAAVGSLSADSHEGIQLDAGIYVFASLASFAVGCLVGVVELLFLNRAFAARSLGAKLVGKTLFYVAFLTVVVVVLYPIAAAMEMGTGLADARVWDRLGAFAVSMESLSTGVQITASLVVSLFYAEISEHLGARVLTNFLTGRYHTPKRERRVFLFSDMKSSTAITERLGHARYFEFLRAYYDALADAVVRHEGEVYQYIGDEIVVSWPEEAGLRDANGVRCALAMRAALRARAGWFEREFGVAPDLRAGVQTGDVTTGEIGALKKEIVFTGDVLNQTARIQALCKPLGEDVLVGDALAARLEETDGWTLRPVGDQVLRGKERPVALFAVDVSETKGAGAAVHQTAEPV
- a CDS encoding NAD(P)-dependent oxidoreductase codes for the protein MRKVCIVGASGKLGRYMVQHALDRGYEVVGVCREQSVGKLDAFADRITVVPGPTDDQAVIERAVAGCDGVLTVLAPWGVEQYSTGTAQAVLDLAEPGARLVFSCGWHITKDGRDVYPCKLRAFVAVFGALARLTRFADLDDQVEACRRIFESDTRWTVVRGSDLEEGESEGLPVWSRHVGDPILTSNRTRRVDFALFMVEALENEDLVHEAPAIVGCRTPSALAHAAQAAAV